Proteins from a genomic interval of Ictalurus furcatus strain D&B chromosome 2, Billie_1.0, whole genome shotgun sequence:
- the ppp1r27a gene encoding protein phosphatase 1 regulatory subunit 27, translating into MKYSCQNLVSQYTRQSTYTPTHYTPSHYTPKQYSTSSYSTSHYSSAKYTPAYYTPPAYTPAYKSTSSSYTSVYSKPSGHVGKHGTPVQQTPVATGKPNRTVRFTNDVIFQDYVRHGDLEKIGRFMRARKVRVDTIFHSGMAALHEAVLSGNLECVKLLIKYGADVHQRDEDGWTPLHMACSDGYPEIARYLLSLGASTEAENANGEKPADLIDTNCKELVKLFEMGCV; encoded by the exons ATGAAGTACAGCTGCCAGAACCTTGTGTCTCAGTACACACGTCAGAGCACATACACCCCAACACACTACACCCCTAGCCATTACACTCCAAAGCAGTATTCCACAAGCTCCTACTCCACGAGTCACTACAGCTCAGCAAAGTACACGCCAGCCTACTACACACCACCTGCTTACACCCCGGCTTACAAAAGCACATCTTCCTCCTACACGTCTGTCTACAGCAAGCCCTCAGGACATGTCGGCAAACATGGTACACCTGTACAGCAGACTCCCGTTGCAACGGGCAAGCCTAATCGGACTGTCCGCTTCACCAATGATGTCATCTTCCAGGACTATGTCCGGCATGGAGATCTGGAAAAGATTGGCCGCTTTATGAGAGCGAGGAAAGTGCGAGTGGATACAATCTTCCATTCTG GCATGGCAGCTCTCCATGAGGCTGTTCTCTCAGGGAACTTGGAGTGTGTGAAGCTTCTGATAAAATATGGAGCTGATGTTCATCAAAGAGATGAGGATGGCTGGACACCTCTGCACATGGCCTGCAGCGATGGCTACCCTGAGATTGCACG GTATCTACTTTCTCTAGGTGCTAGTACAGAAGCTGAAAATGCAAATGGGGAGAAGCCAGCAGATCTTATTGACACCAATTGCAAAGAGCTGGTCAAACTGTTTGAAATGGGCTGTGTCTAA